The region ttcctttttttgcaatcTTTTTTGGTATTATTTTCACTCCTAAAAAGCGCAGAGCTGTTTACGTAAACAATACtatgaaccaaccaaccctcTCGCTACACTTCCCCATCACTGATCGTAGTTCTAGTAACATGACAAAGCCGTTTTTACCCTCCGACTATAGGAACCTCCAAAAGTGCATCCGAGCTGCAAACAACGTCCGGTAAATGTTTGTCTTGCAATCACCATCAGTACCGTCGTGGCCGCATCGAAACCAGCGAACGAAACCCGGTCCGGCCGAGGCCGAGTACCTCGAGGTCTCGTGGTTCATGCCAGCCGCACGCGGACGTCGTCATCATGCGCGGTAAGTGATCCTCGCGGCGCAAATGTGCCGCAATGTGCGTTGTGTGCACGTTTCATTCTCCGCTCcgtttttggtgtgtgcgaATGGCCATTAAAAACGCACCTCCCGCCGCTCCCGGGGTCCCCGGGAACCACGCGGTGCATTTGCAGGTGTTGCCGAGCGCGTTTCAAATTTATCATCATCCGCCACTTTCATCCCTCCAACCCCGGGCACCGTAATCGACCTCGAAAACAAGCTTCCATGCTAACAAGGCATCAAAAGTGGGATGGCATTTCTGGCTTCACCTCCATCCGCTATCCACGAACGTGATGTGCAatcactgccgctgctgctgctgttgccggtctCGGCTTCAGTCAGCCACACGGTTCCCCTAATTTTGCGTCAACGAATCAATCATCTCTCGCAGCACACTCCgcagcatcgttcgttcgcttggttgTCCCTTTcacgtttgttgtttgcctcctctctctcacccGGTACTGCATCCCGCGGCGCTCCGGAGGTGCGTAATTTATTAAGTTTAGGTCAAATTATTGCAAATGAGCAGCGCGTTCCCTGCAATTTGGCACGCCGTGCCGTGCCCTGGTGCGCCGAGGGCAGCGATAACAGGGCAGTGCGGCGTGCGGGCTAAATAATCGAGAAATTTGATGCACAACCATTTTGGGGCAAAGCCCGATGCCGCCCTGTGTAGTGCAGCATCCGTGGGAGGGGAGACTGGAGcgagcgatggatggaaagtgaaatgaaaaaccacaGTTCCCTCCCCTCTCTTGGGTTCGCGATGGAAACGAGATGCCTTGGGCCCTCTGGTTCCCTGGTGTTTGGGGATTTTGGGGgacttccattttccacgttgtttttttctttcgtttccttttccgtggtaacattccattcgatgtTTGGTGCAAAATTACTCTCGCTACCGATCGGTGGACGCAGCTTGTCGACGGTTTTGTGTGGTGCCGAAAGCGATCCATCCGGCGGTCCACGGAACAAACGAGCAAAGGGAAAGGATACCCTCGGGgaggggtgatggtggtagctTTTCGATTACTGGCTTGGCACATTCGGGAGGGGCGGAGAAGCAAACGCAAGCGGGGCGTCGCATGCagcaatgaaatggaaagcagcCATCGAATGCTGCTGGCGAACGTGCGAATGAGGATGATGCGATTCGGTCGTGGTCGCTGTTTGCCGCCGTGGGATATCTCGTGGATCGTCATTAGAATGATGGCTGGAGGGTGCGGTGTATGGGGGCGCGTGAACGGCACGTAAtgtgagccagcgagcgacgtGGAGCAggtgcagaagcagcataatAAATTCATGCACCTTTCTTCGCGGGATGCGAGGGCTTGCCGACTGCCTGCTCGTTTGTATCGGCGACCGGAGgcggccaaaaagggatgGCCAAGCTGGCGGCCAAATGTCGACAAGTGTAAATTCTCACATTTATTCTGCTAAAGTGTTTGCTGTGGTTGCGGAGTTTTTGGAAAAGGCTGAAAGAAGACTTTCACAACAGTATTCTTATGGAACGCTTGATATGATTAGAGAACTCCCGTTTTGACCGGATATCCCATTGTAATAACGTTGTCTGCTGCTCAATTTGcaaacacattaaaaatgtaaGAATAGAACGTCTGCTAGTGAAGTGCAGACACGAGACACTCGTAGTTTAGGTGAGTTGTTCATTAAAAAAGAATACAATAAAAGGTTCTGCTGTCTGAAAGATGGAAGGACGAATAAAAGTGGCTAAATAGATTAAGCGTAGAATAGTCTTTTCTTCCCATTTAGCcgacaaaacattaaatacaAGTAAAATTTAAACCTTAAAAAATATAAGACAAACTTACAATTCAAGAAAAGGATTGATTAACTAGTTAATTctgtggaagtggaaaattaatATCCAATATCTTCAAAATATTCTACATTTTATACAAAAAAGGTCATAACTTTAAGTAACTAAACCATTTGTGATATTTGTTtaaacaacataaataaaagTATCATACActcagcaaaaaaattaattccacAAGCTCAAAGCAATTCAGCGAAATGTCCTTAACCAAGCGCTGACCACATAATCCACCCTTTGCACACCTTCGTTCGGTCGGCCCACTCGATCCCGGGCCAGATCGAATCCCCTTTCCCGGTGGGCATACGCATTCATTGGCCAgtaaattatttattgattAATCGCTACCGGCAGTAGCGCGTCCGCCGAGGGGCCGTACTTTTTCACGCCACAGCAtcctggtgccagcagccagtaCCGGGCATGGTTTGTGTGAAAATTTGCCGAAAAGTGCCAAACTCACAAGCGTAGTGCAGCGAATGAAGCGATGAAGATGCGCACGCGATTGAAAGATGGtaattttgattattttaaacgAAGAAGAACGTGCGCATAGCGTggattccggtttttttttagcgtCGTGCTGGAGCTCTGCATGCTACATTCTAGCGGCCTGCACGCATTTGTCAAAGACCCTGGGAGATCGTGGACCGCTGAGTGCTTAGGACGCACGACCGCGCCCAGCGTCCGTTTTATAATGGGGatatcattttttaaaaacgCATTATTACACATAATTGCCGGTGTAATGGACATCAGTTTTGTGGTAGAAGCAACACCattattcttcattttctaACTAGCAACCGGCGAGCTTCGCACGAACGGCGGCGAATCTGCGTAAGCTGATCACGTGGTCGCGGTCCTTTCCTCCGAAGACGCCGCACCATCtcattatgctgctgatgatgatggtggtggcagaggATGCTGTGGTGCagttgctgccggtggtgacgACGTGTGCAGATGTTTGAacatttgaatacatttttgcACTGGCCAGCATCCAGATGACGAgggaaccgggaccgggaccggggtaTAGAATGCTAACACGTTGGCCTGTCAGCTCGTCGGCCCCCGGAGCATGACCGCTAATCAATGGGCCGCGGTACGCGGTCCCTTCGCTTCTCTACCGCTTTGGCCGCTCATTAATAATTGATTAATGAGATTTGATTTTGGGATGGCAGCGATGGTGGGGTTGTGGTTCGGACGTACCGTAATGAGATAGCCAAGGGGTTGCGGGAAGAGAAACGGAAGCCAGAGGTagggcagcagctgctgaaggCTCCGCGGGCCCATCGGAAGGATCGGTGTTTGCGTGATAAGCGAACGTTTTCGTTCCGCGGGCGAAACAAGTGCGCCAATTGACTTCTTGTTAGAGGGAGTTTATTGGATCGACTCGAAAAAGTGTAAAGTGAAATTGTGAAGTTAATTTAGCGTGTCGTTAGCGCTGAAAAATGTAATCCCACCACGATTGgtgcaaaatgaaataattgcAATTTTAATGTaagtaaaatggaaatagTTTGAGGAACTAAATTTCAGTTTCAATCACAGTAAGCTGCTCAGAACAAAAACGCGCATCGCGATCAAATACAGAGCTTTTGTTcctaaatttaatttatgagAAAAATGTTGGAAAGAATGATTCGAAAATTAAATTCCGGCTTAAGCGGCTTCCGTCGAAATCgagcgaaaagaagaaccaTTATAAGTGGCAACGTTCTAAGGTACAGCTTATCTTTCATctcttaatttcatttttgtgttctttcATGGCTTGCCTTGGTTTGTTCGTTGACTCCGTCGCAGGCATCTTTGCGCCGGAACGACGAAACTGCAGCGGCTACTAGCTATCGAACGGTTGTTTCTGAAACGCTTTTTATCCACATTCAATCTTTACGAACGTGGTATGACGGTACCGGAGATGAGAGACATGAAGGCGGCTCTCGAAGATAGTTTAAACATTACGCGATTCTTCCCCGAGTCGGATTCTGATGGTAGCACATCGTTGGACTGTGACTGCTCTTGCCATACCTCCTCGACCAGTGATGCAAACAAACGCGCTTCAGAGCTTCAGGATTTAttagaaaattaaattgtaatGTACATTTCATCCACTAAATTTTAATGCCCCTCCATGCAACCACCATCAATGCCAAGCGCCCCCTAATTCTccagaaacgaaacgaaatcggTCAGCTTTTGCAGCTGATCCTCGGAGCTGACCATGATCGGTTTCTCCTCGACCGTTCGCTTTGGTATAATCAGTCTCGGTTGCGGCCCGTCAACAATCTCCCAGTTCAGGCTTCGGCACGTATCGACGATCATGTCGGGCGTCTGGTTCGTCATCTCGGCGAAAACATTCTCAAAGATGGAACTGTAGGCCCGCCCGATCAGCGCAATGGTCTCTTGCTGtatcttctccttcagctcGAACATCAGCTCCGACACGTGTTTGGACCAGTCGTGATTGATGGCCTTGTAAAAGCCGGCCGTATCGTTGTTCCACAGGCTAACGTACACCTTGTACATCTGCTCCAGCTCCGCGTTGCTCGTCTTCATACTCTGGGGCAATCTTTTCCAAAGAAACCGGGCGCTGGCACTGGAAGCAGAGCGGGGGAAAAGGGTGTTACAAAGCAGTTTCCGGGCGTACTCCTACCGGCACTTACAGATCATTCTGGTAGAGGTAAGCGGCGAACAGTTCGGAGTACAGTTGAATCGATACGATTCCACTTGGTGCCTGCAATCGGAAGGGTTACTATCTGAGCGAAAGAAAGGCAATTCCAGTAAACATACCTCTAGTTCCTGTTTCTCCAGTAACAGCGTGAGCTGCCTTATTTTttcggaaaacattttccacagTGCttcaatttcctgtttttcctcGCAAGCCGATCCTTTCGACGGTGTTAGAGGAGTTTTTTACGCAGAAAGAGAGGGGTTTTAGCGGTGGTTTTAAAAGGATCTGTTCGTTCCCGTTCGGAAAACGGTATCCGGAATCTTAACTGCAGGAGATCTTGAGGCctggaaggagaaatcgatCGTCAATTCAACAGATCCTTGCAGTAACACGAACCTTTTTACTTGCCGGTGCAGTCGATGCCCTTCTGTAGTTGATTGTGAGTCGATTAATTGGTTCCCAGAGGCGTTGCAAGGGGATttcgaacccctttttcgtggtttgcaCCTCGTCTCGTCGAGAAACTTGGCGTGCTGCGGCTGGGTGCAGTTATGCACTTTCCTGGCTTACCATTCCAACGGGATCCACGACCagagtgcagtttgttggtctaGTGCATGGAACAGAGcagaaatgtgaagaattTCGCCCTATTTACAGCGATTTTACGCGGAAAAAGTGGTTTTAGCGGTGGTTTTAAAAGGTAGACCAAAGGTAAACATCCGCAGCAGGGAGCACAAAGTTTCTCTTAGGTACTAGGTGGCACTAGGTGGAAACCGTATGTTAAATAATTTCCAATTTCGGCCTTTCCGACTTGCGATTTTTGTATTTGTTAATTAACGTGTATTTCCCGTGTAAATTCTTCATTCAACCTATAATGATAACTAAAAATCTGGTTTCGATAGAGTACGGTTAGAGATCCGTTGTTCTAAATTGACCACAGCCCTGTGAAAAGAGCACCATGCCGGGGAACACCATTCAGCGCGGCTTGTGAATGCGCTGAACGCTGAACTGTGGAGGGGGAACCGCAAGCCAAAATTTTTGCTGCAAATAAATGCACAATTTTACCGCCcggaacgggaaaaaaggCTGTTTCGGTGCGCACCGGACAAGGCTGGGGTCGTGAGGAGTGTGAGAAGTGTGTAGTGAAACCCGTGGTCAGTGGCTAAAGTGCTCGGCAGACAGGATTTCGGATTCGCATCTCTCAGCCGCAAAGAAGCGACCACGAAGAAcaacagcaagaagaagaacaacgcGAACGGGGCCCGTGGAACGCGTTCCGGGATCAAATCTAGGCAAAACCGAAAGAACCATGTCAACAAAGGCCAGCGAGGAAGAATCGTCCTCCCACTTGGACGAGAGCGATATCGTGGATGATTTCAACGATGAGGtggggtggttgtggtggggGGGACTACATTCTCGCCGGCATACGTTAATCTGTTtcctcgttttcgttttttctttccgaTGCCGACCGATGTGCAGGACGCGGATAAGTTGGGATACTTCCCGGGGAAGACGGTCacgctgcagatgctgctgggGGCGCACGTACTACAACCGGGCAAGGGTGCGATGACGATAGAGTACCTGGTAAGTAAACTCGGCGGCTGGTCGCTGAACCCGTTCGCGAGTGatttgtggtgtttgttggtgtCGTTGCAGGGTCAAAAGTTCATCGGAGATCTGCTGGCCGATGGGAAGATCAAGTcgcaggaaacggaaaccatTTTCTGCTCACCGAGCGCCTGGGCCATCTACTGCAAGCGTATCATCAATCCGGACAAAAAGTCCGGCTGCGGGTGGGGCTCGGTAAAGTACAAGGGGCGCAAGCTGGACGCCTACAAGGCGGCCTACTATcgcaagcagcagaaagagCGTGACCACAAGGATGATCCTCTGCCCGGAGCTGAAGGTAAGCGAGTGCAGTGTGTGGGTGTGAAAGAGTTCTTTAAAACGATGTTCCCCCTTGTCTTTCGCAGAATTGTTggaagaaacggaagaagaCAAAACGGCAATGGAACCACCGCCGGCAAGACGCAACATTGTTGCCCACAACACGATTAGCAATCGGAACGTGATGCAGTGAGTTTATCGCGCGGCTTACTGGGACGAAAAAGTTTCACTCCTAACcgtgccgttcgttcggttcatTCTAGCGATTCCAACACACTGATCGAAGCAGTCCCGTTCACCTCGATCGGCAAGATGCAACCGTTTCTGGTGACGGTCAGCACCTCGACGCTGCTCGTGATGGACTTTCACTGCCACCTGACCAACCACGAAGTGTGTGGTTACCTCGGTGGGACCTGGGATATCAATGCGCACAATCTGTCCATTACGCACGCTTTTCCGTGCCGCAACACGCGCCATGATCGTGATAAGGCCACACTCTGTGAGCTGCAGATTCAGAAGCTGATGATTAAGAAGAACATCAATCTGGTCGGCTGGTACCACTCCCATCCACGTTTCCCGGTGCAACCGACACTGCGTGACTGTGATGCGCAGCTTGACTATCAGATACGGATGCGTGGTCCAACCGAAGCATCCTACATTCCATGCATCGGATTCATCTGCTGTAAGTTATCCGCACTCTGGTGACATTCACGCGTGCGTTGACTCAATGATCTCCCTCATTACAGCTCCCTATGATGATCAAAATGCTGCGCTCGAGTCGAATCTGATGTCGTTCTGGgtaacgccaccaccggaaaacCGTCCATCCGAGTACGGACGGCCCATGCTGATGACTTATACGCTCGTACAGGACGAGACACTGTCCGAGGATGTAAAGGAGGAGATGATGCTGACCGTCGATTACTATAAGCAGTTCAAACGGGAGCTCATTAATTTCTCCGCTGTCTACTCACCGCACGGTGTTCCGTACATTGAGAAGCTTCGTAAATCGCTATCACCACGCTTTCCACGTGACTCTACATCCGGTCACTTTTGGAACTGGATTCGGGAACTGCTCGGACTCGATCCGGAAGAGATTCCGGTACCGGTTGTTCCTGTTGCTCccgatccaccgccaccggttaAAGGAGAGGAGACGCCAGcaggcagcaccaccaccacaaccgttACCACCATGCCACCGATTGTCAATTTGGCTGAGGAAGGTGGCAGCGTCACGACGGAGACGAAGAATGACGAAGACTTTGATGGTGTTTCGGAGATGGGCGATTCCGATGTCATCTCGCTAAAGGATGACGATGGTAAGGGTGGAGGTACCCCTGCTGGTCCAACGCTAGCCGTACCGAGCCTTCAGGCACAGTTGAAGCGTCCTTCGGGCTTAAACATGACCCCATCACCGTTGTCCAGCTCACTCGTTGTGCTACCGACGAATCTCAGTCAATCGGCCGGCCAAACGGCAACAACTACGACCACTGCAACGACGGCCACCAACCTGTCGATGAACGTCAGCAACACACTTACTGCCACCAATCATCACCAAGTAGCAGGGCAGGGACAGGCCCTACCGCAGGGGCAAACCATGTTGCCCACGAACCCGGTAACAACTTCATCACCACGTGACAGTCCCATTACGATTCCCTCGAACTCTGCCAGCCCGGCCAAGTTTGAGGTGCCGGTACGGGCCAGTCCTTCGCCAGCAAAATCGGATACCTCTTCCTGTCGCAGCCGGACACGTAactcaccagcaccaagccCGGGCAAATTGTCAATCGGTGACATTCTCGGTGGTaacggtggtgtcggtggtagcCGGAACAGTCCTACGCTCAGCTCACTGatcggtgctgttggtgctggtggtggtcctggagGAGCAGCCGGAACTGGAGCTGGCAGTGGTGCAGCCGGCGCTTCAAACATTCACGACCTCTATGCGGCCACATTCGCCTCGTTGGGCAGTGCGCTACCACCGAACTTGCTCTCGCAAGACTATGCCGCACTGTTTGGCCAGACCCAGGGTGGACCGGGAGGCAAGCAGCGTGGTGATGAGTACGGTCTATCGGCCTTGACGGCCCTGGCACAGGTTGCAGCCGCATCCGGTCTCTCCAACTCGCAGATCAACGAAACGTTACTTCACAGTCTCAATCGCAGCATGTCGTCGAAGGGAGGAACCGGTACTGGACCAACGTCTAGCGTGCCAACGCTCACTTCGAACACTGGCTCGACGGTCTCGAGCAATGCCGGTGGTAGTGGAGGAGGTAGTACGGGAACCGGTTTACCGCCGATACCGAACATGAAGGAGTTCATGCAGCAGCTAGAGAAGGGCAATCTCAGCCTACTGATGCAATCGCAGTATGGCAATCCGTTGGTCGGAATGGGTGGTAGTATGCCCGGTGTTACGGGTGccggtacaccaccacccaatACCTCTAACACGGgaggtactggtggtggtggtggtggtggtggtggtggtagtggaggAAAATCGGGTCGCTCCTCCAGCAAGGCGTCCCGGGCGAAAGCCAATCAACAGGCTGCGGCTgccgcagctgcagccgcagtagcagcccaacagcagctccagcaagCGCAGCAAGCGTTGCTGCAACACCAATCGATGATGGATTATGCCGACTTCTCGAGCAAATTCGATCAAAGCAAGCTTGCCGATCTGATGAAGTCGCCCGAGTACtcgcagatgctgctgcagcaagcCCAGGCCCTCGGCAGTCTCGGCAGTGAAATTTCGATCGTGAAGAAATCGGGCAAGGGTGGTGGCAATGCGAACAATCGTGATTCGCAAAACAATAGCAGCAGTGGAGCAGGTGCAAACTACGGAGCAGGAAGTAACGCACACAGTGGTATgggcggtggccaccatcattcaccttcaccgtcgcACATCGGTGGCGGCAGTTCATCGTCATCCGGTGCGTCCTCGAAGAAGGACAATCAAGCGCAAGAGTTGATCGCAAAGCTGCGGACCGTCTTCTCGACCGACTCGTTCTTGCCACCGATGCCAACCTCGGCCGATGTCAATCTGCTGGTGGAGCAATCGCAAAAGTATCCCGTCATCAATCAGATTCTCAACTCGGGCAACCTGGAAGACATTCAGGTGCTGATGAAGGCACAATCGTTGTCGAACAATTCGCTCGATTTTGCCGCCTTCATTGGCCATACGGGTGGCAACTCTGGCGG is a window of Anopheles aquasalis chromosome 2, idAnoAquaMG_Q_19, whole genome shotgun sequence DNA encoding:
- the LOC126581256 gene encoding COP9 signalosome complex subunit 8, with the translated sequence MFSEKIRQLTLLLEKQELEAPSGIVSIQLYSELFAAYLYQNDLASARFLWKRLPQSMKTSNAELEQMYKVYVSLWNNDTAGFYKAINHDWSKHVSELMFELKEKIQQETIALIGRAYSSIFENVFAEMTNQTPDMIVDTCRSLNWEIVDGPQPRLIIPKRTVEEKPIMVSSEDQLQKLTDFVSFLEN
- the LOC126570284 gene encoding MPN domain-containing protein CG4751; this translates as MSTKASEEESSSHLDESDIVDDFNDEDADKLGYFPGKTVTLQMLLGAHVLQPGKGAMTIEYLGQKFIGDLLADGKIKSQETETIFCSPSAWAIYCKRIINPDKKSGCGWGSVKYKGRKLDAYKAAYYRKQQKERDHKDDPLPGAEELLEETEEDKTAMEPPPARRNIVAHNTISNRNVMHDSNTLIEAVPFTSIGKMQPFLVTVSTSTLLVMDFHCHLTNHEVCGYLGGTWDINAHNLSITHAFPCRNTRHDRDKATLCELQIQKLMIKKNINLVGWYHSHPRFPVQPTLRDCDAQLDYQIRMRGPTEASYIPCIGFICSPYDDQNAALESNLMSFWVTPPPENRPSEYGRPMLMTYTLVQDETLSEDVKEEMMLTVDYYKQFKRELINFSAVYSPHGVPYIEKLRKSLSPRFPRDSTSGHFWNWIRELLGLDPEEIPVPVVPVAPDPPPPVKGEETPAGSTTTTTVTTMPPIVNLAEEGGSVTTETKNDEDFDGVSEMGDSDVISLKDDDGKGGGTPAGPTLAVPSLQAQLKRPSGLNMTPSPLSSSLVVLPTNLSQSAGQTATTTTTATTATNLSMNVSNTLTATNHHQVAGQGQALPQGQTMLPTNPVTTSSPRDSPITIPSNSASPAKFEVPVRASPSPAKSDTSSCRSRTRNSPAPSPGKLSIGDILGGNGGVGGSRNSPTLSSLIGAVGAGGGPGGAAGTGAGSGAAGASNIHDLYAATFASLGSALPPNLLSQDYAALFGQTQGGPGGKQRGDEYGLSALTALAQVAAASGLSNSQINETLLHSLNRSMSSKGGTGTGPTSSVPTLTSNTGSTVSSNAGGSGGGSTGTGLPPIPNMKEFMQQLEKGNLSLLMQSQYGNPLVGMGGSMPGVTGAGTPPPNTSNTGGTGGGGGGGGGGSGGKSGRSSSKASRAKANQQAAAAAAAAAVAAQQQLQQAQQALLQHQSMMDYADFSSKFDQSKLADLMKSPEYSQMLLQQAQALGSLGSEISIVKKSGKGGGNANNRDSQNNSSSGAGANYGAGSNAHSGMGGGHHHSPSPSHIGGGSSSSSGASSKKDNQAQELIAKLRTVFSTDSFLPPMPTSADVNLLVEQSQKYPVINQILNSGNLEDIQVLMKAQSLSNNSLDFAAFIGHTGGNSGGGTNGNSIGGGAGHGEPSSSSSTSGGKSGKGNNSSNSSNNAMKDDGGMAAAAAAAAAMNPYLGVSNLSALFEPIQRSGGKGSKADKAAKAAAAAAAAAAAAVSSASMTNPTDMLNSLFTTAVGGGAGGPGAADMNALLYSQAAAAAAAATGGKGGPDLNLLFGASGTAGLGGALGGNQSAAGSPGGSGGSGGSGGKAAAAAAAAAAASLDYLSMFPNFSAAAAAAKLPDMSALFNQEKYEIPDPMAKATLEANNMYLAPSASLLKLHQEAFNSMLMKPPKSSSSSTTSSSGKIDTPPLVPSSGAGGAVSSGSILPSSSPGARSTPTKSANRESPSLVDGRGSGGGNSKYNFSAVDLAVSSVVPLAASSPIGGSGGGGGGAADLSRKAPQTPPVDMSRSSPAIPATASSPGAGSSSSSSGILPPYKKRMEFASIADLVAAPPAKIPKMSTENLDP